Genomic DNA from Macadamia integrifolia cultivar HAES 741 chromosome 6, SCU_Mint_v3, whole genome shotgun sequence:
aaaccctttttggAGCCTGCAAAGCTGAGGCATGGAAGTAAAAGTCGCCACGACCTATTTACATTGGTCGCAGTCGGTAGATTCTCACTTCCCTTCATCTGCTCAGACGCTAGCCTCTGCAATTTCATCTCCTTCAATGAAAAAACAGAGACGAGCAGATCGAGCTCTAGTCTGCCGATTCGTCCACAAATTAGCTTCTCAGGAACAACGTCAACGACAAAACTGTTGAGATCTCGATCTTGCCATAACCCCATGTCTTTAGAAGCTCCGCCGCGATTCCTTCCATGTCTCCATCTATCACCGCTTCCTCTGCTCTTCACGAAGATTGATCGCCGGTGCTCAAAATGTGAAGGTATTGATTTGGGAATGGGTATATTAGGTCTCAATTTGGGGTTAGGGTATAATATCTATTGATTTGGGGATGGAGACTTGttaaatgggtattttaggtagttcACATTTattaagggcattttggtattaaaagaaaaataaaatagctgacatcagcatataaggtatattccataacagtgactgacggtagggggtctgagtctaatttggtgaaagtgagggggtgttcctataatactggcattcttcagggggtggcgctgtaaattaccctaaattaTATACTTACCGTTATTTAATTATATACTTTATagttctttatattttttttttaagatatgtCATGTATGTAAATGGTTGTCACTTCAGCTGCCAGAAAGGCATAAAGTGACAGTAATACCTATGAACTGGTAGGGGAGAcctgcatagttgtcaaggcgacgccCAAGCGTCCGAGCACCCTTTGCTAGAAGGGCACCTAGACGATGCCTTGTTGGTGtagccttgattttttttccctccttcaACACCTAGGATCACCTATCCACCATGACAACTTTTCAGACCTGTCTGACATGGTATATGCATAAAAAGCTGGTGAAACTTTAATAAATTCACTAAACATCATTAATGTTATCAAGaccataaataaattatatactTACTAATTTACTATTATTTAGTTATATACTTTATAGttcttgataatttttttttaagatgtcACGTATGTAAATGGTTGTCACTTCAGCTGCCAGAAAGGCATAAAGTCACAGTAATACCATCCCCTCCTCCCAcccaccacccccccaaaaaaaaaaaaaaaaaaaaacaaaaaaaaacaaaaaaaaacaaaaaaaaaacaaaaaacaaaaaacaaaaaacaaaaacaaaacaaagggtGACTCTGTACATACACGACCGTGTATGAAAACCAGACCCTTGTAGTcattaatttaaatattttagaGCACTTCCCTTTTCTGGGGGCAGGCTCCTCAGTACTCAAGGTGGCCAGACACTTTACGAACATCAATGAGAGCATTGTTCCCAAGgtgacaccatgacaactatggtaacCATCCATCCTGTAAAGATTTTTCTAAACTACCAGCCATGTTTTAATCATACAACATAATGTGATAGAGAAGCCCTTCAATTGGGTAATTCTTTCAGACCTGGAAATCTTTTAAGTCACACAAAAGTGGACATGGACCCTGCATATGCAATATTTATACTGCGGTGTCATTGCTAGACCATCCATACATTTACCACAGCATATATTGAAGTAAAAGACAGCATAGCAAAAGCACATACATCGAGTTAAATTAATATCTTCATAAACCTGCTAATGTTCAGCATGCTTCCAGTGAAGATCTGAGGAACACAATCTGGATTTATAAAGAAACATGATTCCTTGGGAATAGAGAAATAAGATCCCATTCGTTTCCATATAGAATGGACGTAACTGAAGTAAATATTAAATAACCTAAAATATGCTACAGTAGGGCCATTCTTAGATATCCAAAGGGTGTAGTTTATACACAGCTGACCGTTAAAAACTTACACCCTTTGATTTCAAGTGTCCTGCAATGGGACCCATGCTCCTATGAGCCTCTCATTCCTACAAACAAATTCTTGTCAAGTTTTTTagatgtaaattttttagttgTCTAGTTATCCATCTAAactttgttctttttattttcctcaACAGAGAAATAAACCAGGTATGAGGGAACAGAAAGATGTTGCACCAACCTCAGATTGCGCAGACCCCACCAAAAGCAGTAGAAGAATTTCTGCGGGAAATCGTTTGAATTCACAACACCAGACTGAAGAGCatcaaggaatattccaaaatCAAAGTGCGGATCCTGATCTGTATGATTACAAGCAATACTTAGAGATGACTTGCCAATTGTACCACCACCACAGTACATATGGTGAATATCACATCCAACTTGCTTCTGACAAGCTTTTCTCCAGCATGTATATTCTCGTTCAATTGAAAACAAGTACCAAAAGGCCCCAAGTACCTGATTGCCATTCAATTACGTAAAGGTCAAAAGGATTTCTGAGAAAGAAGAGAATCCTACTATTTGTTCCGATCATAATCTGATGAATATTACATGAAATTTGTTTGTCCTCCACACTGATCTAGGAGTTCATCTGGTCATCCAGAACAAAACTCGTAAAAGGCAATGAGTAAACTATtgtataaaatatataatacaGGGGCCATCTAATAAACTGAATATTTTTTTGGTCCCACATCTTCCTAAAATTATGTCATTTTCTAGTTGAATAGATGCTTCATGGTCCATGCGACTTAAGATCAGATTTAACTGGCTGAGATCTGAGGTGCCACTGACAAAACTGTCCAGATTGGTTTACAGACCCATGGTATGTGTTCACGGACATAAGATTTGGTCTCCTCAGTCCGATAATGTATGACCCATTAATGCAGTATCAGGCCAAGAAAAAGCTCTGTTTTGGTTATGAGCTTTTGTTTTTACTGAAAGTACTTGTACAaataacaaacaacaacaaagccttatccccaactaaatggggtaggctacatggatccacacaaagacaaaataataatgataataataaacaaGAAAGCAACATAACAACAAAATAACTACTACGGaaaatcccacctaaatggggtcgactacatggatccttgccctccaatcatctctattcgaggtcatacttgagacattacctaaactatgcatgtctttcctcactacttctcctatggccattttaggcttgcccttAGCTATTTCAGTTCCtttaatctgaatcagatcactctcttactggtgcatcccaaagcctccgttgaacatggccatgccaccacAAACGACTTTCTTGGAGCTTATAATGAAGCATGGCAACTCACAAATCAGCTCTATTAtcgtcattccttactttatccttcctagttttactgCACATCCATcccaacatcctcatctctgctacactaaGCTTTATTTATATGATGATTCTTAAATGCCCAGCATTCCCTCCCAAACATCATAGCCGGTCGAACAattgtcctatagaattttcctctaagctttaaaggaatacgtcaaTTACACAACACTCCaaacgcacctctccacttcatccatcccactttaatttaTTGTGAAACATCACCCTCTATAATTGAAATTACTTGTAATGGACTAAATTATAAGGCCCAATTTTAGTTAGGGGGTGTTACACGAATTTTATGATAGGAACCAATTCTTTTCCTAGTAGCATTGGGAGTTTGAAAGTCTAATTGGTTGGTTGGTCCTACTTTCATTAGATTCAGAGTTTTAATTTCCTAGTAACTTAGGGAGTTCAATTAAGCTCTTTTGAGGCTATTATTGGTCAAATAATTAGCAGTGTGAGTTATATTAGGATTAGACAAGTTCTAGTCATAGTAGGAGTCAGATTTTGAGAGTTCTATACAAGCATGTGTACCTTATCTTTAGGCTATCCGAGTTGAATGGAATAGAAATGTTTACGTGTGGCCAAGTGAAGGTTGTGTTAtctcttttctctattttacAATTTCTCCTCTTCTAATGTTCTATccacttttcttctctttcctctaatTTACTGTTCTCGGTTATTGTTCACAGGTGCTGTTCAAAGTCCCAGATTAGTGTCATTGTATTCTTTCCCTATTCTCTTCTAGTTCTTCCCTAATCCATCCTACCTTTTCCTCACCACCTTTCTACTGTTGTTTAGCCCCATAATTTAAACCCTAGGCTATCCTACATCACCCACTTATAGAATGTCAAACCTCTTGCATGGTTTACATATCTGGTCTCTTATCCCAGATGCTTTTATTTGGAGTGTTTGATTAGAAAGAAATCAAAGGGCCTTTGAAAACCATGCTAAGCCTGCTTATAGTGTGGCTTCTAGAGTCGAGGAGAAATCGATATTTTGGGTATCTTCCCTTTGAAAACCATGCCAAGCCTGCTTATAGTGTGGCTTCTAGAGTCAAGGAGAAATCGATATTTTGGGCATCTTCGGGTAAAAAGTTCTCCAACATGCTACAACTAACATTAGAATAGTTTAGGTAAGATGATGTAGGCAGCCTAGGGTCTTGGATTTCTAACTTCTAAGACTGAACTGCACGAAAAAGGTGGTCAGAAAAAGGGTAGGGTCAACTTGGGATtatagaaatagaagaaaatatggaaagaataagaaataaaacTCTGTTATGGGACTGTGAACAGTAGCTATGGACAGTAACTTTGAAAAAATaagggggaaaagaagaaaaagtgaagAGATCAAAGGGAGACGGCGATAGCTATCATAACTAGCAAATAGTAGCCACACTGGTCATATATGAGGGCAGCAGCTTTACAACCAAATAACAAATTTGTTCCATTTGAAGCAACACTCAAAATCTGTATGGGGACACAACGCTACTTCTAAAGATTAGTGCCGCTTCAAGTTACCTAAATACAAACTCAAGAGAAAACCAATTACATGTAAATTGACTCCCATTTGACTAGAGAACTAACTGGCAATTGAATAACCCTAGATCTTATCCATGTTTTCTCCTCATAGAATCATAAAGAAAACTAAACAAAATGGGGAAGTGATAAAAACTCTTATAGACCCTCAACATCTAATGATAAGACTAGGACTCATTTTCAACTATTCCTACTCATATTCAATGACTAAACCCCGCTCCGCATTTCTGGTTTTCGGATGGGTAGGAAAGGGCCAAAGCCCAACCAATTGATTTATTAATGGACATTGAGAAGGGCCTACCACAGGGAATGTTAGctgggaagaaagggaagaaatgacTCCAACTCCCAATAACATAGATACTGATTTTCTATCGATTAGGCGTTATATTCGAGCCTATCACAAAATAAAACCCAAGATTAATTAATCCCAATAATTCCTCTTGGCAATCCCACGTCAAAAGATCCAGATAGAACATCCCAAAAGATATAGCTTGTCACCCAAGTGCCAAGATCTTCCGCATTACGCCCCGAGTGGCAGAACATAGCTGGCAGAACAATCCCTACCAGTTCTTCCAAAAGGAGTAGGTAAGATCCACCTTAGAAAATTACAGACTAAAGATTAACGGACCTTTACCTTTGATCCTCTAGGAAGGAGTACAATATTTTGCATAAGATCTTGAAGAATTCGATGTTCCTTGGAAGCTCCAGCATAAATCCCAGGTATATCTGTTGTTTGTATTAGATTTCTTAGCCACTTTCTAGGGGCTCCCGTCTGTTCTCTTTGTATGCCATTCATATACATTCATGACACAAACTTAAGGGTCACATATTGACAAATAAGTAAACTCTGATATCAATTTCATACATGCAATAAAAGAAGGTTTTCAAGATGGTATATTTCTGTTCCAGTTCAGGACAAAGACTCCATTTTAGCTCATGAAGACAAGACATGGCAAATTAAAATGGCCGAAGTGTACAAAACCATGAGTTTTGCAATGTTGCAGAGATCTGCTGACTTGAAACTTGCCACAAGATGATATGATGTACAGCAGTTTAAAACATACTCCCGTAAGAGACATAAGGCAAACAGGCCTAAGTGGCCTTTCTTATGGCATATTTTAAGAAGCTGCCAGCTAGGTCCACCAGCCCATATCATGGGCTATTTATTCAAGTGTTTTatgctcttttattttattttattttatttttttccttagcTGTTAATTAGTAGTTAAGTTGTAATAGAACTCTCCCATGTTAGAGagttcctttttgtttttcctaaTAGTTTTACTACTGTATTTGCTTCAACAGAGCTGCTGCTGTGAGACTCAGTAAAGGGTGGGAAATCCTTGGGATCAGTGGGATCCTGATCCAAGTTTGTCAGCAGGAAACATAGGTTACATTCTCCTCTCTatattctgtttttttcttctcaagtaACTACTGTTATCATCTACCGTTTATGTGCTTGCTGggatttgattttgtttgagTTGGGGAGGGTTATCTTCTGTTGTTCTTGCTGAATGAATACATGCTGTTAAAAGAAGCGTTTACTTTACAGCACAGAAACCTCTAGTTGCACCTGGCGAATGCCCTGTTTTAGGGCCTTTTTTATTAACTCAAGATCTGCTGAATCGGGTAATGTGTCCAGCAGATCCTTTCCATATTAGGGGGTTTCAAAGGACCCACTTAGAGAGTCCTTCAACCAGAGATTTAGGCATGACCTGCTGTGATTAAAAATCTCCTAAATTCTCGTTTCTACATTCCAGATTTACTGTTTTGATTCTTGAGTTAAATCGAGCTGTTGAATCACCGCAGTACTATGGCGTTTTATTAACCTAACATCATCTCACCTTTGACCATAATTTGAACCCCATCAGAAAGGTTGACTTTGACTTTTATATATTACTTAAattctagtttttagggttacTTGTGATCCTGTACAGGGGTGTGTAACATaattgtcaaggtgtcgcctaaGCATCCAGGCGCCTTGGatgccttggtcgccttgttttTGGACCCTCTCCACCACCTTTGGGTCGCCTAGATGCCATCATGATAGTAATATGGAGAACATGAAACACATTTGTGGGCTGCCTGTTTCACATTTAAGATACAGACCATCCTGATCCATATTTTATAGAGGCATGCAAATGGAAAAACCTCTTCCATGTACATGTTACATAAGGGCACCAGGCCAAGCcagacaacaacaaaaaactcaaaaacagTGTAGGTCTCAATCGAGATTGGAATTCTCATAACCTGTTGCAGGTGGCCTGAGTTTGCGTTACCATGATTTTATTAAAGTTAGTATTTTATTCAGTATCAATCAGATATTCAATTACTTAGAATAATAAGAAGAAagcaaatggaaaaaaaatacccaACAAGAGTTCCTTGTGTTCACCACACATTCTTTTACTCAACCCAAGATCCATCTAAGTTGCCTCATTACAATGACCTTGAGAATGTTAAACGTTTAAGGCAATTGGAAAGGCAAATATCCTATATTCCTACAAAGGAAATGCAAAATTTTGTAGAACACTACAAAAAGAAGACCGTATGGATAAGTGAACTCACATGGCTTGCAAGCATGTAAAGAAAAAGATTAAGAGCAGCTCCAGCCCATGCAGTCTCAGTAAGTATCCCTGAAGTTCTTGTAACTTCTTTATACAGTGGATAGATTCGAAGAAGCCTTGGCACATACTGGAACAGAACAACAAACTTCAACAAGTTCTTTGTATTCAAAGATTCTGAGCCCTTCAATTTGGGGATGACAATCAAAATTACTACCTGAACAGATTAGAGTAACAATCCTTAATTCGATTAGAGAAACAATCCTTAATTCCATGAGTGACATCGCCTCCGATAAAAGAATGTACCACAGTcacaacaacaaaaattaaCTTATACAACATTTTTTAtgggaggaggttaggtatgccgACGGCTTTCCTGGAGCTAGCAattcaaccaatgggaggggCATAGGGAACTTTTCCatagagaggaggagagagagacacagaTCCCTTTATATAAGAAAATCAACTTAGAGAAAGTAGAAGTTTGAATTagaaaaataatagaagacaGCCTCAAATTTAATAAAAAGATAATCAATGGCATTCATACAGTAcaaatttctttcattttctctttgtcAAAACATTCCAGCCACAAATTTGTAAAAAAAGATATAAGAGATAAATAAAATGCTaggcttcattttttttcagcAAGATACAAACATACATATATGCAAAATTAAGTGTTAGTTATAAACTTATACTACCAAATCCTAGCCTTCTATTTCTTTGCTGTACAGGACACGGAACTGCATTTGGGCATGAGAGAATGAGACAGAGGATTAAACCATATGATAAGGGCAAAGGTACTCCCTGGTAGGGATGGTATGGTCAGACCAAATCATTCTGTGGGAAAAATAGCCTTTAAAATCTCCtccttgaaaaaattatttattaatttcagATCTAAATAAGACAACTTTAAAGAATTCTAGTGCCTGTATTTGCAAGCATGCATGTGTTTGTGTGTGACAGACAGAGCGGAATAGCGTAcgcaaaatgaaaaagaaagcaaGTGGGTATGGTGGTATCAAACTGTCAACCATAAAAGTAGAATCCATAAAACATGCATACCAACTATTGACAAACAAAGCCATAAAAAATGCATACCAACTATTGACAAACTTAATAGCATCTACATATTCCTTATAATAAAAGCAAACAAGGCAATAACTCCAGAAATAAGATTTTAACTCTTTCAGTTGTTGGAtccaaagggagaaaaaaactATTTAACTAAATAGGCAAATAActgttaaaaaaaatcaagagccTCAAAACATTGTAGGAAATGGTAAGTCACCCTCACTACCAAAGCCAATGACTGACCCCTCTGTTTATAATTTCAATTTAGAGGGAGAGATAACAGTAGTAAGTTCGAACAATCATCTTCTAAAGAAAGTTGATAAAAATGCTCTATAGTATCTTCTGCCGACTGCTAGAATGATTCTTTTACCTGTGGGAGTGGAAGAACTGCAAGAATGTCGATTAGGAAGTACGATGACAAATAGCGTTTTGCTATGGCCAATGGATCTTCAACCAAAACACCTCTTCCAAACACTCGAGAAGAAGGAGCAATGAAACCAGTACGGAATTGAAAGATGATGTGAAGTATATAAAAAATATCAGTGAAAGAACGAAGAACATTGGCAGTTATCTCCAACTTCTTATCCAAACCAAGACATTTGTCATTATCGTCAACCACTGGGATATAAAAGAACAATGGATCCAAAGAAACTGCAATCACAcatgacaaaacaaataatttGTTCCATTTCTGAAGAAATGGCCCCTGTGGGTCAAGAAGTTTCTTCCTAGACTCGGAGTATTTCATCAATGGATCATCTAGAGACTGGAGCTTTAGTGATTTCCTAATATTCTTAATCCCTTCAGAAGCCCTTATAAATTCTCTTTGAATCCTTTCTGAAACTGAGCCTAGTACTGTTTTAATTTCTCCTGAATACAGTACATCTTTTGTGGAATATTGCCTCTCAGAGCTTGAAGATCTCTCTGGACTCCCGTCCTGAAACCTGAATAAACACAGTAAAAGCTGCAATCTAAGCAAAACAggataattaatttattttggcGAGAAGACTACTTTATCATCGAAACTCACCCCTAACGtgaaaatatccaaaaaaatatatgggacacATGAAGATTTTATTCCCCCTGCCCCCCATCAACTCCTaaacagaaattaaaaataaatccaATTCAATAACCCTTGCCACTTGATCTACAGCACAATTTGGATGGTCAAGCTTCATGAGATATTgctgtttcctcataacaaccAGCAATCATCATAAATCCCTACCAGTTCCAAACAGCATACTATCCTTCGAGCCAGCAACTAATAAACTTACATATGATTACAGCTGAACAATAGAGAGTACAGATAGACAAATATTTAAGGGTCAAGCATTTGCAGAATATGAAAATGCTATGAAAAAGCCGCAATTTTCAAACAAATTCTTGCAATATCAAAATTATTcatttcttcactttttttttttttttttggggtgggggggggtggttaaGTAAATAAACTCATTTCTAATATTCAGTTCAAATTCCTTAAGAAGTTTCGGATTGGTACCTGAAGTGGAAAATGTGACCCATCATTAAGCACCCATATGATGAATGATGCCCAATAGTACTTgagttttgttttttatattttataattgaAACCATAGTTCGAAATTTAGgttgaaatatttcagtttgACATGTGTCGAAGCAAAATGGTATGAGAATTGAGGGGTCCTcaatatttcagttttttactGAAATGGACCATATTTCCGTGTCATTACACCTATTTCAGCTGATGTGGttcagaagaacaagaaggccaCCAGCAAACCAGCATCCAACTGGACAAAGAATGGACTAATATGTTTTGTGAGTGTCCAATCGGTTATATGGACCATGAGTGTAATCCTTTTGGATTTCCTATTGAAATGAGCCAATTCTATAAACCCAAATATTTGGGAATAGTTTCTGTTTGTGGAGAACTTAAGTTGTAAGGGATTCTGCCTACCATATATAggggtttcctatttttcttatttcgaTGAGGTTATATATAAAGAGTAGGGGATCGTATCCACAACCAAcgattttaaaatttgacagCTTATGCTTGCTGATTTCTGTAAGATTCAGAACTCCTCCCTTGTTGTGAGATGCAGTGTAGCCCTTTGTGGGATGCCAAGTTGGACTGGTGAGATGCTAGTCAAGTTCTAGGTGGGAAGCCCAGTTCATATCCTTTATCTTTCatcttatatatttttcttcttctctgttcccTATTGATTCCTATCATTGATAGCAACATGCTGGCACAGTTTGAATCTTGAGGCACACCATTCTTTCAATTGTTTCTAGTATTCCTTTTAGTTACTATTATGCGCAAAATTTGGTATTATGGCTGCACTACATTCTAATTACTTtctctagtttctattttggtttacTTGCTAATCTATGAGTTATTTATTGTTGTTCTCTGGTTTCTAATTCCATTTTGACAGTTTCTATATTCTACATTCACTTTCCAAGTTGGGTCTCTAGTTACTAAATCCATTCActcactttctattttggtttctcTTGCTATTCTACCTTGTAATTGTTGTTACACTGATGTTTCTAAATCTGTTTCCAATTTTCCAGCAAGTTACCATTTTAGTGATCTCCTAGTATGCTCAAATCCAACCGTTGGTTCTGGTTTAAACTTTTTTAGGGTTTATTCTCCTTCTCTTGTGGCCTAATCGAGCAGAATTTTGGCCACATCAGACTTGCTTTTCTCTGTTTAATAAAATCTCAGTTGATGGTTTTGGTTCATAGAGTCCCTATGATTCTGGAGTTACATGAGGTTTTCTAACCCCAATCCTTAGTGATTACAATTTATTTCGGTGGTATATCTTGACCATTTTGGAAATTTCGATGGTATATTTTCCTTTCCACCCCAGTTGAAATCGAAATCTTGAAGCTTGCTTGAAATAATAGCAATCAAAGCTACATATGCTGAAACTTAGAATCACAGGACAGAAGAAGTGATGCAGAATTGAAGACCTataagagaaaaggaaggaaggTCGACCACCACCACAGTGGCTGAGGTCGACCAAGGATGTTTCCAAGCCCCACGGCTTGGGTTTGATGGGGATTTAGTTGGAATTAGTTTACaaattagattctaattttaGCTTCTAATTAGTGTCCaatgttagtttctaattccagtctaaagttagtttcctttttcattagttacAATCTCAATTTTTTAGTAACTATATTTTAGCAATTTAGTCATgtcagttttagtaactttgaGTTACTAATTTTTTGTAAACATtctccatcattataaataaaggaaaggggtTCTTTATGCCCCACGATTTTGACAATTAAAAAGAGAAGCTTcatgctgctgccgctgggttTTCCCCATGGCTGAACCTTCTGTTTGATCAAGGATAGGGTCGGTGTGTGATCcgacgactctttgcggcgtgaagtccaagaggctCTTCACTTTCTACTGTTCTCCTCAATTCATTCAAGTCCTATTCTCAAGGATTAAGACTGCTGCAATCAGGTAAGTTCTTTTctatttctgcccagaattttctGCAAAACAGAGCCATCGGCCTCTGCTGGAAGGATCAGTTCTGATTGTCCGATTAGTCCAATTTTTTGGTCGAAGGTTCCCCTGTCCAagtagggttcgaccctaagcAGGCCTGATTCTGGGCTGCCTTTgaagagatattcaaaatctctagttttttgtcttctagtgatctgaaattccttttttttctgagaTCGATGCTGCTGTTGGCTTAGTTATTGATTTTCTGGGTTGCTATCTTATATTCTGGACATCTGAATCTGTTATTAACTTGTTCAGTCCCTGATTTAGTGTCAAGAACCACCGCTGTTCTTATTTATTCTCTGTAATTCTGTTTCCGGAGATTGACTATATTCTGGACTGTTGTGTTGGGCTGATTTGCTGCTATAAGTTGCTGCTGGTTTTTTGGTTGTTCTCtagtctaaaagttcctgcagttttgggtctagttgggTGTCCAATCTAGTCTTACATTAAGAAGTAATTTAAAGTAGGAaatattttaatggaaataatTGGGCATGAAGAGATGCAAAGCCTCAAGTTGAGCCAACCTCACAAATTTCTCTTGATGGTAATTCATAACTTCAGCTTACTTGGAACACAGTATCAATGTGAGAGCCTCAATCATAAGTCTCATCAATGTAGGTAAGAATCATTTTCCTCGTTGTAGATAAAACTTAATAACCTTCCAAAAGTTGTGATAGAAATCCCTGGAAAAGGCTGACTGCGAGTTAGAATCTCTCACTTATTCATCATAGGTATGTTATGATACAAATATAGTCAACCAAAACTGCAAAAGATATAATCTCAAAAGTCaacaaaaaaaagtttcatCAGTGCAGGCACTTAACTTGGTGGCAAATAAATGCAACCGGTCAAACCACATGATGTTAATGTGTGATTCATCAATGACAAGTAGTATTGGCAGTTCAGTTTGTTTGAATTGAGCATGAAACTACAAAAAATTGGAGGCCCAAACCCTAGTGGGTAATGGACCCAATATGACTGTTGGTCCTGCCAAGTGATACATAGACAAGGACTTCATTGGAACGAAAGCTTGGAAACAACATGTATATCACTCAAACTTCAATCCCTAATCACTGTTTATAGCTTGCTCAGCTAGTAAGGCTTCTTGCTGGTGGTAGCAGTGACTTGGGATCGAATCCTGTCatcatattttttgttttctaagCAAGAGGTGGGATGAATTATGGATAACGGGTTTCCTTGTAAACCATTTGGAGCACCCAAAGAAAAAGACCAGGGGGGGCGGATCTCAATCACTCAGCTACAACTGTAAGAGCAATAAGAGAGAGTACCAACTTTTCTCAAAGGATTTTAGTTATATCCTATGAGATGCTAAAACTTGGGAACAATGTGGTTTAGAAAGAAACCACTGTCTGCTTCTAAGAATAAGATAATACAAAACTAAACTTCCCTAATGCCCCTTAACACTAGATTTCCCAGACGAACATAAAGCTCCCTAACAccaactaattatgtgaatttGCTAAAAGTCAACTtttgaaattaagaaaaatacccATCTCTTAAAAATCCCAGACattaaccaaaaataaaataaactcaaaGCCTCAATACTCATGGAATGAAAACTGATGGCATCCACTGTTTGCCCATGTGGCTGAGTTTTCCCACTGATAAAATTACGGAAACAACCTCCATCTCAAATCATCAATTCTGTTCTTAATTCTTCCAAAGTGACGGTTACCAAGATTTGATCC
This window encodes:
- the LOC122080779 gene encoding cyclic nucleotide-gated ion channel 1-like isoform X1, translated to MRLMIEALTLILCSKFQDGSPERSSSSERQYSTKDVLYSGEIKTVLGSVSERIQREFIRASEGIKNIRKSLKLQSLDDPLMKYSESRKKLLDPQGPFLQKWNKLFVLSCVIAVSLDPLFFYIPVVDDNDKCLGLDKKLEITANVLRSFTDIFYILHIIFQFRTGFIAPSSRVFGRGVLVEDPLAIAKRYLSSYFLIDILAVLPLPQVVILIVIPKLKGSESLNTKNLLKFVVLFQYVPRLLRIYPLYKEVTRTSGILTETAWAGAALNLFLYMLASHVLGAFWYLFSIEREYTCWRKACQKQVGCDIHHMYCGGGTIGKSSLSIACNHTDQDPHFDFGIFLDALQSGVVNSNDFPQKFFYCFWWGLRNLSSLGQNLATSTFVWEIAFAVFISIFGLVLFAFLIGNMQTYLQSTTVRLEEMRLKRRDAEQWMSHRLLPDSLRERIRRYEQYKWQETRGVDEENLLCNLPKDLRRDIKHHLCLALLMRVPMFEKMDEQLLDAMCDLLKPALYTEESYIVREGDPVDEMLFIMRGKLSTVTTNGGRTGFLNSEFLKAGDFCGEELLTWALDPHSTCNLPISTRTVKALSEVEAFALKAEDLKFVASQFRRLHSKQLRHTFRFYSQQWRTWAACFIQAAWRRYYKKKIEESLREEEDRLQNALAREEGSAPSLGATIYASRFAANILRAVRRNGARKARVPERLPPMLLQKPAEPDFTAEDH
- the LOC122080779 gene encoding cyclic nucleotide-gated ion channel 1-like isoform X2 — protein: MNYHQEKFVRFQDGSPERSSSSERQYSTKDVLYSGEIKTVLGSVSERIQREFIRASEGIKNIRKSLKLQSLDDPLMKYSESRKKLLDPQGPFLQKWNKLFVLSCVIAVSLDPLFFYIPVVDDNDKCLGLDKKLEITANVLRSFTDIFYILHIIFQFRTGFIAPSSRVFGRGVLVEDPLAIAKRYLSSYFLIDILAVLPLPQVVILIVIPKLKGSESLNTKNLLKFVVLFQYVPRLLRIYPLYKEVTRTSGILTETAWAGAALNLFLYMLASHVLGAFWYLFSIEREYTCWRKACQKQVGCDIHHMYCGGGTIGKSSLSIACNHTDQDPHFDFGIFLDALQSGVVNSNDFPQKFFYCFWWGLRNLSSLGQNLATSTFVWEIAFAVFISIFGLVLFAFLIGNMQTYLQSTTVRLEEMRLKRRDAEQWMSHRLLPDSLRERIRRYEQYKWQETRGVDEENLLCNLPKDLRRDIKHHLCLALLMRVPMFEKMDEQLLDAMCDLLKPALYTEESYIVREGDPVDEMLFIMRGKLSTVTTNGGRTGFLNSEFLKAGDFCGEELLTWALDPHSTCNLPISTRTVKALSEVEAFALKAEDLKFVASQFRRLHSKQLRHTFRFYSQQWRTWAACFIQAAWRRYYKKKIEESLREEEDRLQNALAREEGSAPSLGATIYASRFAANILRAVRRNGARKARVPERLPPMLLQKPAEPDFTAEDH